Within the Heliomicrobium undosum genome, the region CGTGTACCGGTTGGATGGTGAGCGGGCCGCGCGGATGGCCAGGGCAAGTGAGTTTTTGAAGTGAAATAATGGGGGGACGATCCCGTGCCGGAGCAAGGCGGAGGGTCGGTGTTTCATTCGGTTTTTCATAAAGACGTCCCCTGGGTCTACTTGGTGACAGACCGGCGCGCCTGTGGCGGCCGGTCCTTTTTCCATCAGGTCGAGGCGGCGCTGCGCGGCGGGGTGAACCTGGTTCAGTACCGGGAGAAGGCGGCGGGAACGCGGCAGATGGTCGAAGAGGCGCGGGCGCTGCGTGATCTCTGCCGCCGCTATGGCGCGCTGTTCGTCATCAACGACCGGCTCGATGTGGCCCTGGCTGTCAATGCCCCGGCCGTTCATCTGGGGCAGGAGGATATGCCGCTGGCAGAGGCGCGGCGCATCCTCGGTCCTGATGTCTGCATCGGTATTTCCGCTTCATCGGTGGAAGAAGCCGTCGCCGCCGAACAGGCCGGGGCCGACTATATCGGCGCCAGCGCCGTCTTCACGACACCGACGAAGGCAGAGGCGCCGGGCATCGGCCTGAAGGGGATGGCAGCCATCTGCCGGGCTGTCTCCATCCCTGTCGTGGGCATCGGCGGCCTCCATGCCGGCAATGCCGCTTCCGTTGTGGCAGCGGGTGGGCGAGGTGTGGCTGTCGTCTCCGCGATCATGGGCGCTGACGATCCGGAGCAGGCGGCAAGGGAACTGGCCGGGGAAGTGGCGCGGGCATATGCCGCTTCTAAAGGGTGCTAGCGGTGCGGCTTGCGAGATTAATCCGAAACGGAAAGGCAGAAAGCGGGGGAGGCGTGTGGACGAAAAGCGACAAGCGGGGACATCCTTGGCATCTGTTGGCGAGTTCGGCCTGATTGGACGGTTGGCCCAGGCATGGCAGGGCGCCGCCCCCTGTGGAATTGCCCACGGAAATCTTGGAGGCTTATCCCCGGTCATCCCACCGGAGGGATTGCGCTTGGGGATCGGCGATGACGCTGCTGTGATCGACGTGCCGGGCGGAAAACCCCTGCTGGTCACAACCGACATGCTGGTCGAGGGCGTGCACTTTCTCTGGTCGCCGGAACGGCGGCGCTTGCTCGGTCGTAAAGCGCTGGCTGTCAACATCAGCGACATCGCCGCCATGGGCGGCGTCCCGGCGTGGGCCTTTCTCTCCATCGGCGTTCCCGCCGGCGCAAACGTGGAGGAAGTGGAAGAGTTGTACGCCGGCATGGGAGAAATGGCGGCGCGTTTCGGTGTCGCGCTCGCCGGCGGCGATACGGTCCGTTCCGACAAGTGGGTGATCAACGTGACGCTGCTCGGCCTAGCGACGAAAGCGCCCATCGGCCGGAGCGGGGGAAGACCGGGGGACTTGATCCTGGTGACGGGCACGGTGGGCGATTCGGCTGCGGGACTGCACCTTTTGCTTTCGGAAGAGTCGATGATGGCGGCTGGGAAAGGCGCGAGTGAGAGCAATGAAGCCCATATTAGCGAAGCCGACCGTCAGGCTCTGCTGTTGCGGCACCTGGATCCCACGCCCCGTGTGGCGGAAGCGATGGCGCTCGTCGTTCACGGCGGGGTCACGGCCATGATGGATGTCAGCGACGGGGTGAGCAGCGAGGTCCACCACCTTTGCCGAAACGCGGGCTGCGGCGCCCGCATCGATCTGGCGAATCTGCCGATCAGTCCGGCGGCACGCCGGTTAGCGCGGAGGGAAGGACGCGAGGTGTTTGCCTGGGCGCTTTCCGGCGGTGAGGATTACGAACTGATCTTCACGGCGCCGGAAGAACGTGTCCCCGGATTGATCGATCATGTGCGCCGGGAGACGGGAACTGATGTGACCGTGATAGGACGACTGACCGACGGAGCGGCAGGGATCATGGCCGTCTATCCCGCAGAAAAGGGCGGCGAAGCGGTTCCCTTAGCGGCGAAAGGCTACAATCATTTTCGATAGTGTTCATCGATGGGCCATTTTTTTAGCCATAATATTTGGGTTGAGGAACGGGATCGCGCATGAAACTGCCCAAGGTAGTAACGATTGCCGGATCTGATCCGAGCGGCGGCGCCGGCATCCAGGCGGACCTCAAGGTTCTGACGCAGTTCGGCGTCTACGGCGGCGCAGCCGTCACGGCGCTGACGCGCCAGACGAGCGCCGGTGTGCTGGGGCTCTTTCCCTTGCCTGCCGAATGGGTGCTGGAACAGGTCCGCGATGTCCTGTGGGATCTGCGTCCGCCGGTGGTGAAGACGGGCATGCTGCAACAACCGGGCGTGATCGGCGGCTTGGGTCGTCTATGGGGCGAGTATGTCCGGGAATACGGAAAAACAGGGGCGCATGTTCCATATATCTCTCCGTCGGCTGAGCCTGTCCCATCCGCTCCCGTGCTCGTCGTTGATCCGGTTCTAAGTTCAGGCACAGGCGTGAGTCTATTGGCCGGAGGCGGATTAGAGGCCTTCCGGGAGGACCTGTTGCCTGTGACCACCGTGCTGACCCCCAATGTGCCGGAAGCGGAGGCATTGACCGGAATCGCCATTCGAGACAGCGACGATATGGTCGGCGCGGCGGAAAGACTCCTTCAATTCGGCGTACAGTGGGTGCTCCTGAAGGGCGGTCATCTTCCCGAGTGGGAGGGCGTCCGGATTGCCGACCTGCTGATCAGCCGGGAGGAACGGCGCTGGCTGTGGGGACAACGGGTGCCGGGGGCTGATCTGCATGGTACCGGCTGTTCCTTGGCGTCCGCGCTGGCCGCCTGCCTCGCCCTGGGCCTTCCCGTGCCGGAGGCGGCTGCCAGGGCTGTCGAATGGTTGCGCCAGCGGATCGGCAGTCCCTTGTTTGTTGGTCAGGGACGGGGCGTGGTCTGTCAGAAGCTTGAGAGACAAAGGGAATAGGGAAAGAACTGAAAAAAGCACCAGAAAAAACGATGGCCCGGACACTGATCCGGGCTATTCTGTGTGTCCCACCGGAGAGGAGATGGGCTTCCTCTTTGCAGTTGAACGGTGAAAAGGATAACTTGAACAAGAAGCGGTAAAGTACTTGTCGGATCATTCCATTGACATGTAAGATAAGTGTAAAGAACTGCAACTAGGCGTCGACGAAGTTTCCTTCGTGCCAAGTGGACAAGGCAAAAAACAATGGGAACCTTGTTCGCTGTTTTGTCAGAAAAGACCGAATATTGGGGGGTGGGCGTTTGATGGCATCACAGGATTCATTTTATCAGTACCTCCGGAACCGAGGCGTCAGCCGCCGGGATTTTATCAAGTTCTGTACCGTGATGGCGGCATCTCTCGGTCTGGATCCAGGAGCGACAGGCGCCATTGCCGAAGCCCTTGAAACGAAAAGGCGCATGCCGGTCATCTGGCGCAATTTTCAAGAATGCACCTGTTGCACCGAGTCCTTCATCCGGACACAACACCCCAAGGCGTCGGACATCATCATGACCATGATCTCCCTCGATTATCATGAGACCCTCATGGTCGCCGCCGGCCACCAGGCCGAAGAAGCTGTCGCCAAGGCGATAGAAGATAACAGGGGCAATTACATACTGGCCGTCGAAGGGGCGATCCCTGTCAAAGATGGCGGGATTTATTGCTGCATCGCCGGTCGACCGGCCGTCGACGTGCTCAAAGAAGAAGCGAAGCACGCCAAAGCGATCATCGCCTGGGGTTCCTGCGCCGTCAACGGCTGTGTGCAAGCGGCGAAACCCAACCCCACCGGGGCCGTGCCGGTCCAGGACATCATCAAGGACAAGCCGATTATCAATGTTCCCGGTTGTCCGGCCATCGCCGAAGTCATGGCTGGCGTCATCACCCATGTGCTTACCTTCGAACGGTTGCCGGAACTAGACAGCCAAGGCCGACCCAAGGTCTTCTACGGTCATCGCATTCACGACAAGT harbors:
- the thiE gene encoding thiamine phosphate synthase; translation: MFHSVFHKDVPWVYLVTDRRACGGRSFFHQVEAALRGGVNLVQYREKAAGTRQMVEEARALRDLCRRYGALFVINDRLDVALAVNAPAVHLGQEDMPLAEARRILGPDVCIGISASSVEEAVAAEQAGADYIGASAVFTTPTKAEAPGIGLKGMAAICRAVSIPVVGIGGLHAGNAASVVAAGGRGVAVVSAIMGADDPEQAARELAGEVARAYAASKGC
- the thiL gene encoding thiamine-phosphate kinase, which produces MDEKRQAGTSLASVGEFGLIGRLAQAWQGAAPCGIAHGNLGGLSPVIPPEGLRLGIGDDAAVIDVPGGKPLLVTTDMLVEGVHFLWSPERRRLLGRKALAVNISDIAAMGGVPAWAFLSIGVPAGANVEEVEELYAGMGEMAARFGVALAGGDTVRSDKWVINVTLLGLATKAPIGRSGGRPGDLILVTGTVGDSAAGLHLLLSEESMMAAGKGASESNEAHISEADRQALLLRHLDPTPRVAEAMALVVHGGVTAMMDVSDGVSSEVHHLCRNAGCGARIDLANLPISPAARRLARREGREVFAWALSGGEDYELIFTAPEERVPGLIDHVRRETGTDVTVIGRLTDGAAGIMAVYPAEKGGEAVPLAAKGYNHFR
- the thiD gene encoding bifunctional hydroxymethylpyrimidine kinase/phosphomethylpyrimidine kinase produces the protein MKLPKVVTIAGSDPSGGAGIQADLKVLTQFGVYGGAAVTALTRQTSAGVLGLFPLPAEWVLEQVRDVLWDLRPPVVKTGMLQQPGVIGGLGRLWGEYVREYGKTGAHVPYISPSAEPVPSAPVLVVDPVLSSGTGVSLLAGGGLEAFREDLLPVTTVLTPNVPEAEALTGIAIRDSDDMVGAAERLLQFGVQWVLLKGGHLPEWEGVRIADLLISREERRWLWGQRVPGADLHGTGCSLASALAACLALGLPVPEAAARAVEWLRQRIGSPLFVGQGRGVVCQKLERQRE
- a CDS encoding hydrogenase small subunit, whose translation is MASQDSFYQYLRNRGVSRRDFIKFCTVMAASLGLDPGATGAIAEALETKRRMPVIWRNFQECTCCTESFIRTQHPKASDIIMTMISLDYHETLMVAAGHQAEEAVAKAIEDNRGNYILAVEGAIPVKDGGIYCCIAGRPAVDVLKEEAKHAKAIIAWGSCAVNGCVQAAKPNPTGAVPVQDIIKDKPIINVPGCPAIAEVMAGVITHVLTFERLPELDSQGRPKVFYGHRIHDKCNRRAYFDAGMFVENFDDQGAKEGWCLYKMGCKGPNTYNSCSNLEWNGGLSYPIKSGHPCIGCSEFGFWDNNGGKSMYNHLSEVPGLKIGVNVDTFGAAAVGAAIAGAAVHAGLSAVTKKQLDKQENEKNCKNKIEG